The genomic interval GTGAGTATGATAAACATGGAAATCATGAGTCGGATTGGGGCAGCACTTAATTCATATAGAAGAGGAGAAATGATGAATGGAGAAAATAGCACGGGTGTTCATTATAGGTTGGGATGGAGCAGGGAATTTCGTGAAAGATGCGCATACACCTCATTTGGATCGATTAATTCGTACAGGTACGTTCACATTTGACGCTCAAACGGTCTCACCAACGATTAGTGCGCAATGCTGGGGATCGCTTCTTCACGGAGTAGGCCCTGAAAAACATGGTCTTACGAATGATATCGCCAGTGAACATGCGTTTCCCGAGCAATCGCAATATCCTTCCATTTTTCGAATCGTTCGGGATAACATGCCGGATGCCAAAATGGCGGCGTACAGCGTCTGGAATCCAATTAACGATGGCATTATCGAATCGACGATCGATGTGCATAAAGTATCGATGAATGACCGTGAGCTTTCGCTTGCGGCTGCTGAATATATTAAGGGGAATCCCGATGTGTTGCTGATGTTTATCGGCTTAGACTTGCCCGATGGAGCGGGGCACCAGCATGGATTCA from Paenibacillus sp. FSL K6-3182 carries:
- a CDS encoding alkaline phosphatase family protein; protein product: MEKIARVFIIGWDGAGNFVKDAHTPHLDRLIRTGTFTFDAQTVSPTISAQCWGSLLHGVGPEKHGLTNDIASEHAFPEQSQYPSIFRIVRDNMPDAKMAAYSVWNPINDGIIESTIDVHKVSMNDRELSLAAAEYIKGNPDVLLMFIGLDLPDGAGHQHGFNTPEQLLAIEETDESTGIILQAIEETGLLKDSLIIVVSDHGGGGEQAYQHGSDHPLDKTIFWGCTGPGIKHNATLQGELMITDTAAVVLHALGLNARSWEAKLPEGLFNP